A single region of the Triticum dicoccoides isolate Atlit2015 ecotype Zavitan chromosome 2B, WEW_v2.0, whole genome shotgun sequence genome encodes:
- the LOC119365722 gene encoding signal recognition particle 14 kDa protein isoform X2 yields the protein MVLMQADPFLSELTNMYERSTEKGSVWVTMKRSSMKCQARLKKMASKGEPVEYRCLVRASDGKRNISTSLSAKEYLKFQASYALVLKAHMHALKKRERKDRKKTVEAEKIPEKEPKKQKKSSSKKSAGSK from the exons ATG GTGCTGATGCAGGCAGATCCGTTCCTGAGCGAGCTGACCAACATGTACGAGCGGAGCACGGAGAAGGGCTCCGTGTGGGTCACCATGAAGCGAT CATCGATGAAGTGTCAGGCTAGGTTGAAGAAGATGGCGAGTAAGGGGGAGCCTGTTGAGTACCGGTGCCTGGTCCGCGCCTCCGATGGCAAGAGGAACATCTCCACCTCG CTGTCTGCAAAGGAGTATCTGAAATTCCAAGCTTCATATGCCCTGGTTCTTAAAGCCCACATGCATGCTTTGAAGAAGAGGGAGCGGAAGGACAGGAAGAAGACGGTCGAGGCAGAGAAGATACCCGAGAAGGAaccgaagaagcagaagaaatcaTCTTCGAAGAAATCCGCTGGGTCTAAGTAG
- the LOC119365722 gene encoding signal recognition particle 14 kDa protein isoform X1, with protein sequence MVENGAETPLCFLELILTMCTRGIAWFAQVLMQADPFLSELTNMYERSTEKGSVWVTMKRSSMKCQARLKKMASKGEPVEYRCLVRASDGKRNISTSLSAKEYLKFQASYALVLKAHMHALKKRERKDRKKTVEAEKIPEKEPKKQKKSSSKKSAGSK encoded by the exons ATGGTGGAGAACGGAGCAGAAACTCCGCTCTGCTTTCTCGAACTGATTCTGACCATGTGTACTCGCGGCATTGCGTGGTTCGCGCAGGTGCTGATGCAGGCAGATCCGTTCCTGAGCGAGCTGACCAACATGTACGAGCGGAGCACGGAGAAGGGCTCCGTGTGGGTCACCATGAAGCGAT CATCGATGAAGTGTCAGGCTAGGTTGAAGAAGATGGCGAGTAAGGGGGAGCCTGTTGAGTACCGGTGCCTGGTCCGCGCCTCCGATGGCAAGAGGAACATCTCCACCTCG CTGTCTGCAAAGGAGTATCTGAAATTCCAAGCTTCATATGCCCTGGTTCTTAAAGCCCACATGCATGCTTTGAAGAAGAGGGAGCGGAAGGACAGGAAGAAGACGGTCGAGGCAGAGAAGATACCCGAGAAGGAaccgaagaagcagaagaaatcaTCTTCGAAGAAATCCGCTGGGTCTAAGTAG